Proteins co-encoded in one Candida albicans SC5314 chromosome 3, complete sequence genomic window:
- a CDS encoding putative ATPase (Ortholog(s) have role in mitotic recombination): MTTSPPIQDDEQDEEFKLKQIIKEQNLIPQINSHNHDDVASEQQQQQFNQLSKDKKMNRLNKLIEKSQIYSQIIADNILQTSLERKEEQNNVAPPAPVPAKSDSKNESDTQPIKKRRKTKPKSKSTANGKQDIVSMLSTNISDSTKSTREAIEKSQNSSKITNNKQPKLITGGQLKDYQMDGLEWLITLFQNGLNGILADEMGLGKTLQCISFLSHLIENGINGPFLVVVPVSTLSNWYNEIRKFAPKIKVTKYIGTKQERNDIDLLQQQETTNIILTSYEISIRDFNKLVKINWKYLIVDEGHRLKNSQCLLIKILKKLNVSNRLLLTGTPLQNNLNELWSLLNFILPDIFHDLELFQQWFNFDELTELAGELEGTNNEEDEETKNLIKLNIQETLIKNLHTILKPFMLRRLKRDVIKNLPPKKEYLLHIPMTKLQKKIYYDAVNDKLFDSLVETNLKAFIKFNHEELFNGFDVDEYLKTRRQRDSFMETGGLSKLRGSRSDRNSLKRSYKEADSDEEFEIMDAEDDSLTGRGNTTPSYDEALVKIRHIKSKTKIQSILIDAIYQDILKEAKHLKLQNLKMIQLRNICNSPFIYYNYPILDQAEVIRNSAKFQVLNQLLPPLLSSGHKVLIFAQFTKVLDLLEDWLEESPLSHGKICRLDGSTNHQIRDEQISQFNNNPKFKVFLSSTRAGGLGINLVAADTVILMDNDWNPQMDLQAIDRVHRIGQINPVKIFRFVIKDSIEEVLISRSGSKRFLERLVIQMGQFKFSNFNKKLTAATTSNEQGAIKNDWSINDMMELSKIHFKSTQNGQTSQDSAEEDEKILLSDQEIDELLDRSVECYNSIDDSKFDKVKIFETVNNMDK; encoded by the coding sequence ATGACTACTAGTCCACCTATTCAAGATGATGAacaagatgaagaattcaaattaaaacaaattatcaaagaacaaaatttgattcCTCAAATTAACAGCCACAATCATGATGATGTTGCTTCTgaacaacagcaacaacaatttaatcaattatccAAAGATAAAAAGATGAATCGATTAAATaagttgattgaaaaaagtcAAATATATTCTCAAATTATTGCTGATAATATTTTACAAACTTCATTAGAACGGAAAGAAGAACAGAATAATGTAGcaccaccagcaccagTGCCAGCAAAATCAGATTCAAAGAACGAACTGGATACAcaaccaataaaaaaaagaaggaaaacTAAACCCAAATCTAAATCCACTGCTAACGGTAAACAAGACATTGTGTCAATGTTAAGTACAAATATATCTGATTCAACTAAATCTACTCGTGAAGCAATCGAGAAATCCCAAAATTCTAGTAAAATCACCAATAACAAACAACCAAAGTTAATCACTGGTGGTCAACTAAAAGATTATCAAATGGATGGATTAGAATGGTTGATAACATTGTTTCAAAATGGGCTTAATGGAATATTGGCCGATGAGATGGGTTTAGGGAAAACTTTACAAtgtatttcatttttaagtCATCTAATAGAAAATGGAATTAATGGACCATTTTTAGTGGTTGTCCCCGTTTCCacattatcaaattggTATAATGAGATTAGAAAATTTGCACCTAAAATCAAAGTCACAAAATATATTGGTACCAAGCAAGAAAgaaatgatattgatttattacaacaacaagaaactactaatattattttaacTTCTTATGAAATCTCAATTCGTGATTTTAATAAACTTGTGAAAATTAATTggaaatatttaattgttgatgaaggTCATCGTTTAAAAAACAGTCAATGcttattaattaaaatattgaaaaaattaaatgtttCTAATCGATTGTTATTAACTGGGACACCTTTACAAAATAACTTAAATGAATTATGgtcattattgaatttcatATTGCCTGATATTTTCCATGATTTAGAATTATTTCAACAATGgtttaattttgatgaattgactGAATTAGCAGGAGAATTAGAAGGTACAAATAATGaggaagatgaagaaactaaaaatttgattaaattaaatattcaagaaactttaattaaaaatttacatACAATTTTAAAACCATTTATGTTAAGACGATTAAAACGTGATGTCATAAAAAACTTACCAcccaaaaaagaatatttacTTCATATCCCAATGACTAAATTACAGAAAAAAATCTATTATGACGCTGTAAATGATAAGTTATTTGATAGTTTGgttgaaacaaatttaaaagcatttattaaattcaatcatgaagaattgttcaatggatttgatgttgatgaatatTTAAAGACTCGTAGACAAAGGGATTCATTTATGGAAACAGGAGGTTTATCGAAATTAAGAGGATCTCGGTCTGATAgaaattcattgaaaagATCATACAAGGAAGCTGAtagtgatgaagaatttgaaattatggACGCCGAAGATGATTCTTTGACTGGTAGGGGCAATACCACACCAAGTTATGATGAAGCTCTTGTTAAAATACGTcatattaaatcaaaaaccaaaatacAATCAATACTCATTGATGCCATATATCAAGACATTTTGAAAGAAGCTaaacatttgaaattacaaaatttgaaaatgattcaaCTTCGAAATATTTGTAATTCTCcctttatttattataattatccTATATTGGATCAAGCTGAAGTTATTCGAAATTCAGCTAAGTTTCAAGTActtaatcaattattaccaCCACTTTTATCTAGTGGCCATAAAGTATTGATTTTTGCACAATTTACTAAAGTTTTAGATTTATTAGAAGATTGGTTAGAAGAATCACCATTACTGCATGGTAAAATATGTCGATTAGATGGATCGACTAATCATCAAATTAGAGATGAACAAATCTctcaatttaataataatcctAAATTTAAAGTATTTTTATCATCTACACGAGCTGGTGGATTAGGAATTAATTTAGTTGCTGCTGATACAGTAATTTTAATGGATAATGATTGGAATCCACAAATGGATTTACAAGCAATTGATCGAGTTCATAGAATTGGTCAAATTAATCCTGTGAAAATATTTCGATTCGTTATTaaagattcaattgaagaagtaTTGATTTCTCGATCAGGATCAAAAAGATTTCTTGAAAGATTAGTTATTCAAATGGGTCAATTTAAGTTTAGTAATTTTAATAAGAAATTAACGGCAGCAACAACATCTAATGAGCAAGGTgcaattaaaaatgattgGAGTATTAATGACATGATGGAATTGAGTAAAATACATTTTAAATCAACACAAAATGGACAAACCAGTCAAGATTCAGCAGAAGAAGACGAGAAAATATTGTTATCtgatcaagaaattgatgagTTATTAGATCGCTCAGTGGAATgttataattcaattgacgATTCTAAATTTGACAAAgttaaaatatttgaaacgGTCAATAACATGGATAAATAG
- the SGA1 gene encoding glucan 1,4-alpha-glucosidase (Putative glucoamylase; induced in oralpharyngeal candidasis; rat catheter and Spider biofilm induced) → MRLLSFNLFIIFIINLGYVNSFLIPTKGLNLFHLQQQQQQSIFSTNLKQALTTPPPNSFYDWLVFQKQVCLKSILNNIGGDFTIDNKDLLPGVVIASPSTSNPDYYYQWTRDSAIIINILIDHLSQTPLHLINKNSTSSLVHIIESYIFNTQILQQLPNLSGNVDNLENLGEPKFHVNLTAFNESWGRPQRDGPGLRSIAIMNYLSLLNNTQHQPSFSNLTMNNTSKIYHDIIKPDLKYSIEFWQFEGFDLWEEIKGIHFFTSLVQLKSLTMGLKFAQFYNDSFEFRLDIMNSIELLTKYIELESGFINNEDSDGDEDNEQQLLSKSYIISSPKLFYTKSRSGLDIASILAVLYTHNNNNANDDDDNDFPFDVDNGLVLTTLRYLIQDMTLRYPINFQDNFQGVALGRYPEDIYDGYGKSEGNPWFISTATASELIYRLIYKLKSNNQAIIIDQKNIEFYKEFIHSVSATEISNNELKFEAHINGHPMMIINKDDKLYDELINKLFHYADGFLKVVQKHVDNNGDMNEQFNKYIGFMQGAEKLTWSYGAVFTAINWRNKTLSIL, encoded by the coding sequence ATGAGATTGTTgtcattcaatttatttatcatCTTTATCATTAATCTAGGTTATgttaattcatttttaatacCAACAAAAGGATTAAACCTTTTTCATCtacagcaacagcaacagcaatcAATATTCTCAACTAATCTTAAACAAGCTCTAACcacaccaccaccaaattcATTTTATGATTGGTTAGTTTTCCAAAAACAAGtttgtttgaaatcaatactCAATAATATTGGTGGAGATTTCACTATTGATAACAAAGATTTATTGCCAGGGGTGGTTATAGCATCACCGTCAACTTCAAATCCTGATTATTACTATCAATGGACAAGGGATTCTGctattataataaatatcttGATTGATCATTTATCCCAAACTCCATTGcatttgataaacaaaaattcaacTTCAAGTTTGGTTCatattattgaatcatACATTTTTAATACCCAAATTTTACAGCAATTACCCAATTTATCTGGTAATGTTGACAACTTGGAAAATTTAGGTGAACCAAAATTTCATGTCAATTTGACTGCATTTAATGAATCTTGGGGTCGTCCTCAACGAGATGGACCAGGATTAAGATCAATTGCCATAATGAATTATCTAAGTTTATTGAACAATACCCAGCATCAACCATCATTTTCTAATTTGACAATGAATAATACTCTGAAAATATATCATGATATTATAAAACCAGatttaaaatattcaattgaattttggCAATTTGAAGGATTTGATTTATGGGAAGAAATCAAGGgtattcattttttcaCTAGTTTGGTCCAGTTAAAAAGTTTAACTATGGGATTAAAATTTGCACAATTTTATAATgattcatttgaatttagaCTTGATATAATGAATCTGATTGAATTATTGActaaatatattgaattgGAATCAGGGTTTATCAATAACGAAGATAGTGATGGCGATGAAGACAACGAACAACAGTtgttatcaaaatcatatATAATTTCATCCCCGAAATTGTTCTATACCAAATCAAGAAGTGGATTAGATATTGCTTCAATTCTTGCTGTATTGTACACccacaataataacaatgctaatgatgatgatgataacgATTTCCCATTTGATGTAGATAATGGATTGGTATTAACAACATTAAGATACCTTATTCAAGACATGACATTAAGATATCCAATAAATTTCCAAGATAATTTTCAAGGAGTAGCATTAGGTCGATACCCTGAAGATATTTATGATGGATATGGTAAATCAGAAGGAAATCCTTGGTTTATAAGTACTGCAACTGCAAgtgaattgatttatcgattaatttataaattgaaactgaATAATCAGGCGAttataattgatcaaaaaaatatcgaGTTTtataaagaatttattCACAGTGTCAGTGCAACAGaaatttccaataatgAACTAAAATTTGAAGCCCATATTAATGGACATCCAATGATGATCATCAATAaagatgataaattatatgatgaattaatcaataaattattcCATTATGCTGATGGGTTTTTAAAAGTTGTTCAAAAACatgttgataataatggtgATATGAATGaacaatttaataaatatattggATTCATGCAAGGCGCAGAAAAATTGACTTGGAGTTATGGAGCTGTATTTACAGCAATTAATTGGCGTAATAaaactttatcaattttataa
- the ZCF8 gene encoding Zcf8p (Predicted Zn(II)2Cys6 transcription factor; repressed by fluphenazine treatment; required for yeast cell adherence to silicone substrate) has protein sequence MESNLSNTESPSPSPSSPSSSATPTTTNISTNTTNNENPGIHTSATTNTTPSSADTTTKPKRQRRSYSCGPCKLLKIKCDLQIPCTACKKFNRVNRCLLQPPQPPSQQELSKIQERKKRTTIKKMKLSNEFVQAYNVNPNALPSMISTMETTSKNYEKKTQKHKMNQISLDKDSSPKENTSKTLKQLNNFNGNRKDTQLTKNSNSMSPHSLIEIQRHHLSFQQPQMNKQQLHPISYITSVSSPSSALTSTSLNFPQGSQQEDVIQYLLTMDSQKTIDLTMVDIKRIKRLLPNDFGLFKSMFDCYLNTVNPIAIDMQDFSEIFKQSNLVYNKLLSIDDENPKNLSINVSFTLIELRNLSLFFLILVNGLLFDFRGEKPPLDSTRQTHNNRYTNFLLERSIYKSKHDVIEDWIKISKFIKLKVLAYESLTDIIFLIDWYMILKNYYDYENMVVENYLEFNNLLNYLVLNNDFINTIEDPYNEVGRNSNEEEEEEDAATTSVDENEVVYPDTRQFKVLSKYWIQLRLIEIDYTFFQFKGSLLFANQLKGTVVPHKKILKTLYKDVELDPITTHLMKIWGLYYKRSKNTTSVREIIKDYLLLYCNMMGTLKDELNEFETNKPLELPNSRSINLKDIELLIKNQRLLHLFVRWLSFIRIESNYFPSLRYTTYFTTVMNLFNHFNYLDDKSNNNVLSMIFNNYSLSNIKLFYQCLVFQGIFLVLLKNALNGNNNYPNNNPSTSLPKFKINLEKIYQFSLHQYQTTLNKILNHEVCRELQENITLFKLIANLSIEFNQYLINPITNNNPKDKDLDLTELIYDLKSKISSSNWDLLLNYFFGSKDNFARYIEKIWDLFQYLKIDPTTTTTTSTVSTTDIPITSKIYLNDQLIDDVMGKFSGFKFDENVVNEYFKHCVEPNIFE, from the coding sequence aTGGAAAGTAATCTATCTAATACTGAATCACCTTCGCCTTCACCATCTTCACCTTCATCGAGTGCTACCCCAACAACTACCAATATATCTACaaacaccaccaataaTGAGAACCCTGGCATCCACACGTCggcaacaacaaatacaacTCCATCGTCTGCAGACACTACAACAAAACCTAAACgtcaaagaagaagttaTAGTTGTGGTCCatgtaaattattaaaaattaaatgtgATTTACAAATCCCTTGTACTGCTTgtaaaaaattcaatcgAGTTAATCGATGTTTATTACAACCGCCTCAACCTCCTTcacaacaagaattgagTAAAATTCAAGAACGGAAAAAGAGAACCACAAttaagaaaatgaaattgtcCAATGAATTCGTTCAAGCATATAATGTTAACCCTAATGCATTACCCTCAATGATTTCTACAATGGAAACTACTTCGAAGAATtatgaaaagaaaactcAGAAACataaaatgaatcaaatactGTTAGACAAGGATTCATCTCCTAAAGAAAATACCAGCAAAACTTTAAagcaattgaataatttcaatGGTAATAGGAAAGATACTCAATTGACAAAAAATTCCAACTCAATGTCACCCCATTCCCTTATTGAAATTCAACGGCATCACTTGAGTTTTCAACAACCACAAATgaataaacaacaattacatCCAATTTCTTATATCACCTCTGTATCATCGCCATCTTCAGCATTGACATCAACAAGTCTTAATTTCCCTCAAGGTTCTCAACAAGAAGATGTGATTCAATATTTACTTACTATGGATTCACAAAAAACGATTGATTTAACTATGGTTGatattaaaagaataaaacGACTATTACCAAATGATTTTGGGTTATTCAAAAGCATGTTTGATTGTTATTTAAACACCGTTAATCCCATTGCCATCGATATGCAAGATTTTTCagaaattttcaaacaaaGTAATCTAGTGTATAATAAGcttttatcaattgatgatgaaaatcCCAAAAATTTAAGTATTAATGTCCTGTTCactttaattgaattacgAAACTTGTCATTATTTTTCCTTATTCTTGTCaatggattattatttgattttaggGGTGAAAAGCCGCCACTTGATAGTACACGACAAACCCACAACAATCGTTATACCAATTTCTTACTTGAAAGAAgtatatataaatcaaaacatGACGTGATTGAAGATTGGATTAAAATATcgaaatttattaaattaaaagttTTAGCTTACGAAAGTTTAACtgatattattttcttaATAGATTGGTATATGATTCTTaagaattattatgattatgaaaACATGGTAGTGGAAAATTATcttgaatttaataatttattaaattatcttGTGTTgaataatgattttattaatacCATTGAAGATCCTTATAACGAAGTGGGTCgaaattcaaatgaagaagaagaagaagaagatgcaGCAACTACTTCAGTAGACGAAAATGAAGTGGTATATCCTGATACCAGACAATTCAAggttttatcaaaatattggATTCAACTTCGTTTAATCGAAATTGATTATacatttttccaattcaaaggatcattattatttgccaatcaattgaaaggTACAGTTGTTCCTCACaaaaaaatcttgaaaACTCTTTATAAAGATGTTGAATTGGATCCAATTACTACtcatttaatgaaaatatgGGGGTTATATTATAAACGATCGAAAAATACCACTTCAGTACGAGAAATCATTaaagattatttattattatattgtaATATGATGGGTACTTTAAAAGATGAActaaatgaatttgaaaccaatAAACCATTAGAATTACCCAATCTGagatcaattaatttaaaagaTATCGAATTACTTattaaaaatcaaagaCTTTTACATTTATTTGTTAGATGGTTATCATTCATTCgtattgaatcaaattatttcCCAAGCCTACGCTATACTACTTATTTCACTACAgtaatgaatttatttaatcatttcaattatttggaTGATaaaagtaataataatgttttatcaatgattttcaataattattCCCTAAGcaatattaaattattttatcaatGTTTGGTATTTCAAggtatttttttagtattattgaaaaatgctTTAAATgggaataataattatccGAATAATAATCCGTCAACTTCATTGccaaaatttaaaattaatttagagaaaatttatcaatttctgttacatcaatatcaaacaactttaaataaaatattaaatcatGAAGTTTGTCGAGAATTACAGGAAAATATTACGttattcaaattaattGCCAATTTATCCATTgaattcaatcaatatttaattaaCCCAATAACTAACAATAACCCTAAAGATAAAGATTTGGATTTGACAGAATTAATTTATGATTTAAAATctaaaatttcttcatcaaattgggatttattattaaattatttctttggtTCAAAAGATAATTTTGCTAgatatattgaaaaaatttgggatttatttcaatatttaaaGATTGAtccaacaaccacaacaacaaccagtACAGTTTCTACAACTGATATACCAATAACATCAaagatttatttaaatgatcaattaattgatgatgttaTGGGGAAATTTAGTGgatttaaatttgatgaaaatgtcGTTAATGAATATTTCAAACATTGTGTTGAACCAAATATCTTTGAATAA
- a CDS encoding uncharacterized protein (Ortholog of C. dubliniensis CD36 : Cd36_81270, C. parapsilosis CDC317 : CPAR2_502880, Candida tenuis NRRL Y-1498 : CANTEDRAFT_101483 and Debaryomyces hansenii CBS767 : DEHA2A11990g) has translation MNHNNNTYHGRSSSPPQARELCNLLNCFLSHPIYNDSTLPLNENSQKKNNTSTTSNQTVSLSAAGMRALIYQLQSIYLRTPIKLFRPSRFDYLAYVRALANKHDNIENKPYRFMTHSSLGMIINVVRKQGWKFIPDQILPPLIANSATGVILYATYLTTLDYYTKQHEKNKVESHTTTSGGGGGTATTTTTTSRANFNWYAPIDTWRAGFVAGAVQSLAAAPVDAIYTRSTVAEMLEGSHENLWVFGFNKLREIGLIGVFAGYGFSLVKESFGFAFYFSTFEIIKTQGYNLTYKLITYYKRSEQLIKSNLKKIFHWDDDKIDEKLEKLEKYRSMKILKSSFILIAGASAAFSLLAVQYPISKVQKIHLSRLEALDVYNASRFVGNTSPFFKLYYNSYVDTYKQVLRMKQRANITWFEAAYSGFVRNALTTIPATSIALLVFEIMRTKLSDNFEDYNDVLEA, from the coding sequence ATGAAtcataacaataatacttATCATGGTCGATCATCTTCACCACCACAGGCAAGAGAACTATGTAATCTACTAAATTGTTTCTTATCTCATCCAATATATAATGATTCAACACTACCACTCAATGAGAATTCACAGAAAAAGAACAACACTTCGACTACTAGTAATCAAACCGTATCATTATCAGCAGCAGGTATGAGAGCTTTAATATATCAattacaatcaatttatcttCGTACtccaataaaattatttcGACCATCtagatttgattatttagCTTATGTTCGAGCTCTTGCTAATAAACatgataatattgaaaataaaccTTATCGTTTCATGACTCATAGTTCATTAGGAATGATTATAAATGTTGTTAGGAAACAAGGTTGGAAATTTATCCCGGATCAAATATTACCTCCATTAATTGCAAATTCTGCTACTGGAGTTATTTTATATGCCACTTATTTAACAACACTAGATTATTATACCAAACAACatgaaaagaataaagtGGAACTGCACACTACTACTAGTGGTGGCGGTGGTGGtactgctactactactactactactagtCGGGcaaattttaattggtATGCACCTATAGATACTTGGAGAGCCGGATTTGTTGCTGGTGCTGTCCAATCACTTGCTGCAGCACCAGTGGATGCAATATATACAAGACTGACAGTAGCAGAAATGTTAGAAGGATCACATGAAAATTTATGGGTGTTtggatttaataaattacgAGAAATTGGATTAATTGGAGTATTTGCTGGATATGGATTTTCATTGGTTAAAGAAAGTTTTGGATTTGCGTTTTATTTTCTGActtttgaaatcatcaagACTCAAGGATATAATTTAActtataaattgattactTATTATAAACGACTggaacaattgattaaatcaaatttgaaaaaaatcttcCATTGggatgatgataaaattgatgaaaaattggaaaaattagaaaaatatcgactgatgaaaatattaaaatctTCATTTATATTAATAGCTGGTGCATCTGCGgcattttcattattagcAGTTCAATATCCAATATCAAAAgttcaaaaaattcatttatcAAGGTTAGAAGCATTAGATGTTTATAATGCATCACGATTTGTTGGTAATACTTCAccattttttaaattatattataattcATATGTTGATACTTATAAACAAGTATTACGAATGAAACAACGAGCTAATATAACTTGGTTTGAAGCTGCTTATTCCGGATTTGTTAGAAATGCTTTGACTACTATCCCAGCTACTTCGATTGCCTTATTAGTATTTGAAATAATGAGAACTAAATTAAGtgataattttgaagattATAATGATGTTCTTGAAGCGTAA
- the URA3 gene encoding orotidine-5'-phosphate decarboxylase (Orotidine-5'-phosphate decarboxylase; pyrimidine biosynthesis; gene used as genetic marker; decreased expression when integrated at ectopic chromosomal locations can cause defects in hyphal growth and virulence; Spider biofilm repressed): protein MTVNTKTYSERAETHASPVAQRLFRLMESKKTNLCASIDVDTTKEFLELIDKLGPYVCLIKTHIDIINDFSYESTIEPLLGLSRKHQFMIFEDRKFADIGNTVKKQYIGGVYKISSWADITNAHGVTGNGVVEGLKQGAKETTTNQEPRGLLMLAELSSVGSLAYGEYSQKTVEIAKSDKEFVVGFIAQRDMGGQEEGFDWLIMTPGVGLDDKGDGLGQQYRTVDEVVSTGTDIIIVGRGLFGKGRDPDIEGKRYRDAGWNAYLKKTGQL from the coding sequence ATGACAGTCAACACTAAGACCTATAGTGAGAGAGCAGAAACTCATGCCTCACCAGTAGCACAACGATTATTTCGATTAATGGAACTGAAGAAAACCAATTTATGTGCATcaattgatgttgataCCACTAAGGAATTCcttgaattaattgataaattgggTCCTTATGTATGCTTAATCAAGACTCATATTGATataatcaatgatttttcCTATGAATCCACTATTGAACCATTATTAGGACTTTCACGTAAACATCAATTTATGATTTTTGAAGATAGAAAATTTGCTGATATTGGTAATACCGTGAAGAAACAATATATTGGTGGAGTTTATAAAATTAGTAGTTGGGCAGATATTACTAATGCTCATGGTGTCACTGGGAATGGAGTAGTTGAAGGATTAAAACAGGGAGCTAAAgaaaccaccaccaaccaAGAGCCAAGAGGGTTATTGATGTTAGCTGAATTATCATCAGTGGGATCATTAGCATATGGAGAATATTCTCAAAAAACTGTTGAAATTGCTAAATCCGATAAggaatttgttgttggatttATTGCCCAACGTGATATGGGTGGACAAGAAGAAGGATTTGATTGGCTTATTATGACACCTGGAGTTGGATTAGATGATAAAGGTGATGGATTAGGACAACAATATAGAACTGTTGATGAAGTTGTTAGCACTGGAactgatattattattgttggtaGAGGATTGTTTGGTAAAGGAAGAGATCCAGATATTGAAGGTAAAAGGTATAGAGATGCTGGTTGGAATgcttatttgaaaaaaactGGCCAATTATAA